In Lacerta agilis isolate rLacAgi1 chromosome 8, rLacAgi1.pri, whole genome shotgun sequence, one genomic interval encodes:
- the FBLIM1 gene encoding filamin-binding LIM protein 1: MLSNKVEKRIASSIFITLTPPRRDHMVGSEAKPQRAPLPPSSSLSKEALKSAAPSLIQTSSGAVKGSRGCYGGTAGVSNGGCSALPTPPILSCNAVDPRLDSIFPPPPSCSKHFSVETLGPDLQTQTSVSPTSLQTSSTFAAELRQPKILTSTLGWADEHQTERKVENTVATDICAFCHKNISPGTPTLEAMNKQYHADCFTCRKCHSALVGQRYYQKDGRPLCVTCYQNTLEKCGKCQALIVNQIVRAMGHGFHPECFTCVVCHRAIGDEVFAVGDDDAVHCLDDFYRRYASVCSACERPIIPSDGRDSYKIECMGQNFHEDCYRCERCWVLLSPEPTEEGCYPLGSHLLCKTCHIKHTEESSC; this comes from the exons ATGCTGTCCAACAAGGTGGAGAAGCGGATTGCCTCATCCATCTTCATCACCCTCACTCCACCCAGGAGGGACCACATGGTGGGAAGTGAAGCAAAGCCACAGAGGGCTCCACTTCCACCCAGCAGCAGCCTCTCCAAGGAGGCATTGAAGTCTGCTGCTCCCTCCCTGATCCAAACATCTTCTGGTGCTGTTAAAGGGAGCAGAGGCTGCTACGGAGGGACAGCGGGCGTTTCCAATGGAG GTTGTTCTGCCTTGCCAACTCCTCCCATCCTGTCCTGTAATGCAGTGGACCCTAGACTGGATAGCATCTTTCCTCCTCCACCATCATGTTCTAAACATTTCTCAGTGGAGACACTTGGTCCTGATCTCCAGACACAAACATCAGTTTCCCCCACATCCTTGCAG ACTTCTTCAACCTTTGCAGCAGAACTGAGGCAACCTAAAATTCTGACTTCAACCCTTGGTTGGGCTGATGAGCATCAGACAGAGAGGAAGGTGGAGAATACCGTTGCAACAG ATATCTGTGCTTTTTGTCACAAAAACATCTCTCCTGGGACTCCCACGCTTGAGGCGATGAACAAACAGTACCATGCTGACTGTTTCACGTGCCGAAAATGTCACAGTGCCCTCGTGGGGCAGCGCTACTACCAGAAAGACGGCCGGCCCCTGTGTGTCACCTGCTACCAG AACACCTTGGAGAAGTGTGGAAAGTGCCAGGCCTTAATTGTGAACCAAATTGTGCGGGCCATGGGCCATGGATTCCACCCGGAGTGCTTCACCTGTGTTGTATGCCACCGGGCCATTGGTGACGAGGTCTTTGCTGTTGGTGACGATGATGCTGTGCATTGCCTGGACGACTTCTACAG GAGGTATGCTTCTGTGTGCAGTGCCTGTGAGAGGCCCATTATCCCAAGTGATGGAAGGGACTCGTACAAGATAGAGTGCATGGGGCAAAACTTCCATGAGGACTGCTACCGCTGTGAA AGATGTTGGGTCTTGCTGTCCCCAGAACCCACAGAAGAGGGCTGCTACCCTCTGGGAAGCCACCTCCTCTGCAAGACCTGCCACATCAAACACACTGAAGAATCATCTTGCTGA